In one window of Janthinobacterium sp. 1_2014MBL_MicDiv DNA:
- a CDS encoding response regulator transcription factor, whose amino-acid sequence MTKILIVEDNLDYAEDMAEFLVELEHEVHITSSAGGMWTALSHGNVGVVVLDLGLPDEDGFNVIPRMRQLYPQIGVLVLTGRVAFDSRILGLRLGADHYLTKPIKFPELAAHIEALDRRVGPQDPLPEPGKWTLKVSARQLELMGSVIALTEKEFNFLHLLTINTRPVPRDVIVAGMGGEDPDAGRRVDMLVYRLRKKAKTGLGQDLPLRSAYGEGYSLSASFNLS is encoded by the coding sequence ATGACGAAAATACTGATCGTCGAAGACAATCTGGACTACGCCGAAGACATGGCGGAATTCCTCGTTGAGCTCGAACACGAAGTCCATATCACCAGCTCGGCTGGCGGCATGTGGACGGCGTTGAGCCATGGAAATGTCGGCGTGGTGGTGCTGGATCTGGGCTTGCCCGATGAAGACGGCTTCAATGTCATCCCCCGCATGCGCCAGCTGTATCCGCAAATCGGCGTGCTGGTGCTGACGGGCCGCGTCGCCTTCGACAGCCGCATCCTGGGCCTGCGCCTGGGCGCCGACCATTACCTGACCAAGCCGATCAAGTTCCCCGAACTGGCCGCGCACATCGAGGCGCTCGACCGCCGCGTCGGTCCGCAAGATCCGCTGCCCGAGCCGGGCAAGTGGACCTTGAAAGTAAGCGCTCGCCAACTTGAACTGATGGGTTCGGTTATCGCCCTGACGGAAAAAGAATTCAACTTCCTGCACCTGCTCACCATCAACACGCGACCCGTGCCGCGCGATGTCATCGTGGCCGGCATGGGCGGCGAAGATCCCGATGCGGGCCGCCGTGTCGACATGCTCGTGTATCGCCTGCGCAAGAAAGCCAAGACGGGCCTGGGCCAGGACTTGCCGCTGCGCAGCGCTTACGGCGAAGGCTACAGCCTGTCGGCCAGCTTTAACCTGTCCTGA
- a CDS encoding transposase, protein MARLPRLIIPALPHYIIQRGSNRQPVFQDAADYAQFLSWLKTGAKMFKVAIHAYVLLPDQLHLLATPGDATGLGQLMQWLGRYYVPYFNQKYGREGGLWQGRYKTAVIDPDNFLLTCCRYLECVPVQTGLAGQALEYAWSSHAHHAGVRPDPVITDHALYWALGNTPFDREAAYLRLFEQGLGGSQVKVVEQAVLKGWPLGSDAFKQALELKMKRQVLPAKRGRPRKVAAEPDVN, encoded by the coding sequence ATGGCCCGATTGCCCCGCCTTATCATTCCCGCACTGCCCCATTACATCATTCAGCGCGGCAGCAACCGCCAGCCCGTGTTCCAGGATGCGGCCGACTACGCGCAGTTCCTGTCCTGGCTGAAAACGGGCGCGAAAATGTTCAAGGTAGCCATCCACGCCTATGTTTTGTTGCCTGATCAACTACATTTGCTGGCCACGCCCGGCGATGCCACGGGCCTGGGGCAGCTGATGCAGTGGTTGGGGCGCTATTACGTGCCGTATTTCAACCAGAAATACGGCCGCGAAGGGGGCTTGTGGCAGGGACGCTACAAAACTGCCGTCATTGATCCCGACAATTTCCTCCTGACTTGCTGCCGTTACCTGGAATGCGTGCCCGTGCAGACGGGGCTGGCGGGGCAGGCCCTCGAGTACGCCTGGTCCAGCCATGCCCACCATGCGGGCGTGCGTCCCGATCCCGTCATCACCGATCACGCGCTGTATTGGGCACTGGGCAACACGCCGTTCGACCGCGAGGCGGCCTACCTGCGCCTGTTCGAGCAGGGACTGGGCGGCAGCCAGGTCAAGGTGGTGGAGCAGGCCGTGCTGAAGGGCTGGCCGCTGGGCAGCGACGCCTTCAAGCAGGCGCTGGAGCTGAAAATGAAGCGCCAGGTGCTGCCCGCCAAGCGGGGCCGCCCGCGCAAAGTCGCGGCTGAGCCGGACGTCAACTGA
- a CDS encoding glutamate synthase-related protein, which produces MKAQGLYDPANEHDACGVGFVAHIKGNKTHSIVEQGLLILKNLDHRGAVGADALMGDGAGILIQIPDQYYREEMAKQGVELPPPGEYGVGMVFLPKEHASRIACEQEIERAVRIEGQVVLGWRNVPIDTDMPMSPTVRAKEPVIRQIFIGRGPDIMVTDALERKLYVIRKSSGHAIQALKLLHGKEFFVPSMSARTIVYKGLLLADQVGVYYKDLQDARCISALALVHQRFSTNTFPEWPLAHPYRLIAHNGEINTVKGNFNWMRAREGVMKSAVLGDDLQKLFPLIYEGQSDTACFDNALELLLMAGYPIAQAMMMMIPEAWENHTTMDDNRRAFYEYHAAMMEPWDGPAAMAFTDGRHIGGTLDRNGLRPARYIVTDDDLVVMASESGVLPIPESKIIQKWRLQPGKMFLIDLEAGRIIDDQELKNTYANAKPYKAWINSVRIKLDEIKMAEGQVKHDRAQGEKVQPSLLDRQQAFGYTQEDLKFLMAPMALAGEEATGSMGNDSPLAVMSNKLKPLYNYFKQLFAQVTNPPIDPIREAMVMSLVSFIGPKPNLLDTNNVNPPMRLEVAQPVLGFDDMARLRNISAHTGGKFKSYELDICYPLAWGKEGVEACLASLCAEAVDAVKSGHNILIVSDRAISADQVAIPALLATSTVHQHLVSKGLRASTGLVVETGSARETHHFALLAGYGAEAVHPYLAMETLVELAHGLPGDLSGDKAIYNYTKAVGKGLMKVMSKMGISTYMSYCGAQIFEAIGLNKSLVDKYFKGTASNVEGIGVFEVAEEALRLHALAFGNDPVLFDKLDAGGEYAFRVRGEDHMWTPDAIAKLQHSTRSNNFSSYKEYAQIINDQSRRHLTLRGLFEFKLDPTKAIPLDEVEPAKEIVKRFATGAMSLGSISTEAHATLAVAMNRIGGKSNTGEGGEDPNRYTQELKGIPIRQGDTMASVVGAEQIVVDIPLQEGDSMRSRIKQVASGRFGVTAAYLNSADQIQIKMAQGAKPGEGGQLPGHKVSEYIASLRFSVPGVGLISPPPHHDIYSIEDLAQLIHDLKNANPRASISVKLVSEVGIGTVAAGVTKAKADHVVVAGHDGGTGASPLSSVKHAGTPWELGLAETQQTLVLNGLRSRIRVQADGQMKTGRDVVIAALLGADEIGFATAPLVVEGCIMMRKCHLNTCPVGVATQDPVLRAKFSGKPEYVVNYFFFVAEEARQLMAQLGIRTYDELIGRVDLLDKSKAISHWKAQGLDFSAIFYKPETPDGQACRHVEFQDHALEKALDHKLIAQARAALEKGERVSFISPVRNLNRTVGTMLSGEVAKKYGHAGLPDDTIHIQLQGTAGQSACAFLAHGITIDLVGEGNDYVGKGLSGGRIIVRPNTEFRGWAVDNIIIGNTVLYGAIAGEAFFNGVAGERFAVRNSGATTVVEGLGDHGCEYMTGGTVVVLGNTGRNFAAGMSGGIAYVYDPAGDFASKCNTAMVSLDKVVSAAEQHVDRDAWHTQHRDGVPEADEVILKRLIERHFKHTGSTRARVLLDDWASARGKFVKVFPNEYKRALIEMAADAAMEVEAVAA; this is translated from the coding sequence ATGAAAGCGCAAGGCCTGTACGACCCAGCCAATGAACACGATGCCTGCGGCGTCGGTTTCGTCGCCCACATCAAGGGCAACAAGACCCATTCGATCGTCGAACAGGGCTTGCTGATACTGAAAAACCTCGATCACCGGGGCGCCGTGGGCGCCGATGCGCTGATGGGCGATGGCGCCGGCATCCTGATCCAGATTCCCGACCAGTACTACCGCGAAGAGATGGCCAAGCAGGGCGTGGAATTGCCGCCGCCTGGCGAATACGGCGTGGGCATGGTCTTCCTGCCGAAGGAACACGCGTCGCGCATCGCTTGCGAACAGGAAATCGAACGCGCCGTGCGCATCGAAGGCCAGGTCGTGCTGGGCTGGCGCAACGTGCCCATCGATACCGACATGCCGATGTCGCCCACCGTGCGCGCCAAGGAACCGGTGATCCGCCAGATCTTCATCGGCCGCGGCCCGGACATCATGGTCACCGATGCGCTCGAGCGCAAACTGTATGTGATCCGCAAATCCTCGGGCCACGCCATCCAGGCCTTGAAGCTGCTGCACGGCAAGGAATTCTTCGTGCCGTCGATGTCGGCGCGCACGATTGTGTACAAAGGCCTGCTGCTGGCCGACCAGGTGGGCGTGTACTACAAGGACTTGCAGGATGCGCGCTGCATCTCGGCCCTGGCCCTGGTGCACCAGCGTTTCTCGACGAATACCTTCCCCGAATGGCCGCTGGCCCACCCGTATCGCCTGATCGCGCACAATGGCGAGATCAACACGGTGAAAGGCAACTTCAACTGGATGCGCGCGCGCGAAGGCGTGATGAAGTCGGCCGTGCTGGGCGACGATTTGCAGAAACTCTTCCCGCTGATTTATGAAGGCCAGTCCGACACGGCGTGCTTCGACAATGCGCTGGAGCTGCTGTTGATGGCCGGCTATCCGATCGCGCAGGCGATGATGATGATGATTCCGGAAGCGTGGGAAAACCACACGACGATGGACGACAACCGCCGCGCCTTCTATGAATACCACGCGGCCATGATGGAACCGTGGGACGGCCCGGCCGCCATGGCGTTTACGGATGGCCGCCACATCGGCGGCACGCTGGACCGCAATGGCTTGCGTCCGGCCCGCTACATCGTCACCGACGACGACCTGGTGGTGATGGCGTCGGAATCGGGCGTGCTGCCGATTCCTGAATCGAAGATCATCCAGAAATGGCGCTTGCAGCCTGGCAAGATGTTCCTGATCGACCTGGAAGCGGGCCGCATCATCGACGACCAGGAATTGAAGAACACCTACGCCAACGCCAAGCCCTACAAGGCGTGGATCAACTCGGTGCGCATCAAGCTCGACGAGATCAAGATGGCCGAAGGCCAAGTCAAGCACGACCGCGCCCAGGGCGAAAAAGTCCAGCCATCGCTGCTGGACCGCCAGCAGGCGTTCGGCTACACGCAGGAAGACTTGAAATTCCTCATGGCGCCGATGGCGCTGGCCGGCGAAGAGGCGACGGGCTCGATGGGCAATGACTCGCCGCTGGCCGTCATGTCGAACAAACTCAAGCCGCTGTATAACTACTTCAAGCAGCTGTTCGCGCAAGTGACGAACCCGCCGATCGACCCGATCCGCGAAGCAATGGTGATGTCGCTGGTGTCCTTCATCGGCCCGAAACCGAATCTGTTAGATACGAATAACGTCAATCCGCCGATGCGCCTGGAAGTGGCGCAGCCCGTGCTGGGCTTTGACGACATGGCGCGTTTGCGCAACATCAGCGCCCACACGGGCGGCAAGTTCAAGTCGTACGAGCTCGACATCTGCTACCCGCTGGCCTGGGGCAAGGAAGGCGTGGAAGCGTGCCTGGCCTCGCTGTGCGCGGAAGCCGTCGACGCCGTCAAGTCGGGCCACAACATCCTGATCGTCTCGGACCGCGCCATTAGCGCCGACCAGGTGGCGATCCCCGCGCTGCTGGCCACCTCGACCGTGCACCAGCACCTGGTGAGCAAGGGCTTGCGCGCTTCCACCGGCCTCGTCGTGGAAACGGGCTCGGCCCGCGAAACCCACCACTTTGCCCTGCTGGCAGGCTATGGCGCGGAAGCCGTCCACCCGTATCTGGCGATGGAAACCCTGGTCGAACTGGCGCACGGCTTGCCGGGCGACCTGTCGGGCGACAAGGCCATCTACAACTACACCAAGGCAGTGGGCAAAGGCTTGATGAAAGTCATGTCGAAGATGGGCATTTCCACGTATATGTCGTATTGCGGCGCGCAGATTTTCGAAGCCATCGGCCTGAACAAGTCGCTGGTCGACAAGTATTTCAAGGGCACGGCCTCGAACGTGGAAGGCATCGGCGTGTTTGAAGTGGCGGAAGAAGCGCTGCGCCTGCATGCGCTGGCCTTCGGCAACGATCCCGTGCTGTTTGACAAGCTCGACGCGGGCGGCGAATACGCGTTCCGCGTGCGCGGCGAAGACCATATGTGGACGCCGGACGCGATTGCGAAGCTGCAGCATTCCACGCGCAGCAACAATTTCTCCAGCTACAAGGAGTACGCGCAAATCATCAACGACCAGAGCCGTCGCCACCTGACCCTGCGCGGCCTGTTCGAATTCAAGCTCGACCCGACCAAGGCCATCCCGCTCGACGAAGTGGAACCGGCCAAGGAAATCGTCAAGCGCTTCGCCACGGGCGCCATGTCGCTGGGCTCCATCAGCACGGAAGCGCACGCGACCCTGGCCGTCGCCATGAACCGCATCGGCGGCAAGTCGAACACGGGCGAGGGCGGCGAAGATCCGAACCGCTACACGCAGGAATTGAAGGGCATCCCGATCCGCCAGGGCGACACCATGGCGTCCGTCGTCGGCGCCGAGCAGATCGTCGTCGATATTCCGCTGCAGGAAGGCGATTCCATGCGTTCGCGCATCAAGCAGGTGGCGTCGGGGCGTTTCGGCGTCACGGCCGCCTACCTGAATTCGGCCGACCAGATCCAGATCAAGATGGCGCAGGGCGCGAAGCCGGGCGAAGGCGGTCAATTGCCTGGCCATAAGGTGTCGGAATACATCGCCAGCCTGCGCTTTTCCGTGCCGGGCGTGGGCTTGATTTCGCCGCCGCCGCACCACGACATCTATTCCATCGAAGACCTGGCGCAGCTGATCCATGACTTGAAGAATGCCAACCCGCGCGCCTCGATCTCCGTGAAACTGGTGTCGGAAGTGGGCATCGGCACGGTGGCCGCCGGCGTCACCAAGGCCAAGGCCGACCACGTGGTCGTCGCCGGCCACGACGGCGGCACGGGCGCTTCGCCTCTGTCGTCCGTGAAACACGCGGGCACGCCGTGGGAACTGGGTCTCGCAGAGACCCAGCAAACATTGGTCTTGAACGGTTTGCGCAGCCGTATCCGCGTGCAGGCCGACGGCCAGATGAAGACGGGCCGCGACGTGGTCATCGCCGCCCTGCTGGGCGCCGACGAGATCGGTTTCGCCACGGCGCCGCTGGTGGTGGAAGGCTGCATCATGATGCGCAAATGCCATCTGAATACCTGCCCCGTGGGCGTGGCCACGCAAGATCCCGTGCTGCGCGCCAAGTTCTCGGGCAAGCCCGAGTATGTCGTCAATTACTTCTTCTTCGTTGCCGAGGAAGCCCGCCAGCTGATGGCGCAGCTGGGCATCCGCACCTATGACGAACTGATCGGCCGCGTCGACCTGCTGGACAAGTCGAAGGCGATTTCGCACTGGAAGGCGCAGGGCCTGGATTTCTCGGCCATCTTCTACAAGCCGGAAACCCCGGATGGCCAGGCCTGTCGCCACGTGGAATTCCAGGACCATGCGCTGGAAAAGGCGCTGGACCACAAGCTGATCGCACAGGCGCGCGCGGCGCTGGAAAAGGGCGAGCGCGTCTCCTTCATCTCGCCCGTGCGCAACCTGAACCGCACGGTGGGCACCATGCTGTCCGGCGAAGTGGCGAAGAAATACGGCCACGCCGGCTTGCCGGACGACACCATCCACATCCAGCTGCAAGGCACGGCGGGCCAGTCGGCCTGCGCCTTCCTGGCGCACGGCATCACGATCGACCTGGTGGGCGAGGGCAACGATTACGTGGGCAAGGGCTTGTCCGGCGGACGCATCATCGTGCGGCCGAATACGGAATTCCGTGGCTGGGCCGTGGACAACATCATCATCGGCAACACGGTGCTGTACGGCGCCATCGCCGGCGAAGCCTTCTTCAACGGCGTGGCCGGCGAACGCTTTGCCGTGCGCAACTCGGGCGCCACCACGGTGGTCGAGGGCCTGGGCGACCATGGCTGCGAATACATGACGGGCGGCACGGTGGTGGTCCTGGGCAACACGGGACGCAACTTCGCGGCCGGCATGTCAGGCGGCATCGCCTATGTGTATGACCCGGCCGGCGACTTTGCCAGCAAGTGCAACACGGCCATGGTCAGCCTGGACAAGGTCGTCTCCGCGGCGGAGCAGCATGTCGACCGCGACGCCTGGCACACGCAGCACCGCGACGGTGTGCCGGAAGCCGATGAAGTGATCCTCAAGCGCCTGATCGAGCGTCACTTCAAGCACACGGGCAGCACCCGCGCCCGCGTCCTGCTCGACGACTGGGCCAGCGCGCGTGGCAAGTTTGTGAAGGTCTTCCCGAACGAATACAAGCGCGCGCTGATTGAAATGGCCGCCGATGCCGCCATGGAAGTGGAAGCCGTCGCCGCCTGA
- a CDS encoding glutamate synthase subunit beta has product MGKITGFMEFKRQDEHYLEPAARLKNYKEFVLHLSDAQATVQGARCMDCGIPFCTTGCPVNNIIPDWNDLVYRGAYREALDILHSTNNFPEFTGRICPAPCESACTLGIHEDPVGIKSIEHKIIDMGWEHGWVTPQPAGFSTGKKVAIVGSGPAGLAAAQQLARAGHAVTVFEKSDRVGGLLRYGIPDFKMEKSHIDLRVKQMEAEGVVFRTSVLVGKDFPAHVNNWAKETIFPEDLEKEFDAVIMAGGAEQPRDLPVPGRELKGVHFAMDFLPLQNKVNAGDKLKDQIKATGKHVVVIGGGDTGSDCVGTSNRHGAASVAQFELMPQPPEQENKPLVWPYWPTKLRTSSSHEEGCERDWAVATKRFEGKGGKVEKLIACRVEWKDGKMSEVPNSEFEMKADLVFLAMGFVSPVQQVLEAFGVDTDARGNVKASTEGDGSYQTSVPKVFAAGDMRRGQSLVVWAIREGRQCARAVDQFLMGASLLPR; this is encoded by the coding sequence GTGGGTAAAATTACCGGCTTCATGGAATTCAAGCGCCAGGACGAGCACTATCTGGAGCCTGCCGCGCGTCTGAAGAACTACAAGGAATTCGTCTTGCACCTGTCGGACGCGCAGGCGACCGTGCAGGGCGCGCGCTGCATGGATTGCGGCATTCCCTTCTGCACCACGGGTTGCCCCGTGAATAACATCATTCCTGACTGGAATGACCTGGTGTACCGCGGCGCCTACCGCGAAGCGCTCGACATCCTGCATTCGACGAATAACTTCCCGGAATTTACGGGCCGCATCTGCCCGGCGCCGTGCGAATCGGCCTGCACCCTGGGCATCCATGAAGATCCGGTCGGCATCAAGTCCATCGAGCACAAGATCATCGACATGGGCTGGGAGCACGGCTGGGTCACGCCGCAACCGGCAGGGTTTAGTACCGGCAAGAAAGTGGCCATCGTCGGTTCCGGCCCCGCCGGCCTGGCGGCGGCGCAGCAGCTGGCGCGCGCCGGCCACGCCGTCACCGTATTTGAAAAGAGCGACCGGGTCGGTGGTTTGTTGCGTTACGGCATCCCCGACTTCAAGATGGAAAAGTCGCACATCGACCTGCGCGTGAAACAGATGGAAGCCGAAGGCGTCGTGTTCCGCACCAGCGTGCTCGTCGGCAAGGATTTCCCTGCCCACGTGAACAACTGGGCCAAGGAAACCATTTTCCCGGAAGACCTGGAAAAAGAATTCGACGCCGTCATCATGGCCGGCGGCGCCGAGCAGCCGCGCGACTTGCCCGTGCCGGGCCGCGAATTGAAAGGTGTGCATTTCGCCATGGATTTCCTGCCGCTGCAAAACAAGGTCAACGCGGGCGACAAGCTCAAGGACCAGATCAAGGCCACGGGCAAGCACGTGGTGGTGATCGGCGGCGGCGACACGGGTTCCGACTGCGTCGGCACCTCGAACCGCCATGGCGCCGCCTCGGTGGCCCAGTTCGAACTGATGCCGCAGCCGCCGGAACAGGAAAACAAGCCGCTCGTCTGGCCCTACTGGCCGACCAAGCTGCGCACCTCGTCCTCGCACGAGGAAGGCTGCGAGCGCGACTGGGCCGTGGCCACCAAGCGTTTCGAAGGCAAGGGCGGCAAGGTGGAAAAGCTGATCGCCTGCCGCGTGGAATGGAAAGACGGCAAGATGAGCGAAGTGCCGAACTCGGAATTCGAGATGAAGGCCGACCTGGTCTTCCTGGCCATGGGCTTTGTTTCGCCAGTGCAACAAGTGCTGGAAGCGTTCGGCGTCGACACGGATGCGCGCGGCAATGTGAAAGCGAGCACGGAAGGCGACGGCAGTTACCAGACGTCGGTGCCGAAGGTGTTCGCGGCCGGCGACATGCGCCGCGGCCAGTCGCTGGTGGTGTGGGCCATCCGCGAAGGACGCCAGTGCGCGCGCGCCGTCGACCAGTTCCTCATGGGGGCTTCCCTGCTGCCACGCTGA
- a CDS encoding ABC transporter ATP-binding protein, whose protein sequence is MPNLVEIRDLHFAYGERSILSGLQMDFPRGKVVAVMGGSGSGKTTVLRLIGGQLRPSSGSVNVDGQIVHTLATDQLYQLRRKMGMLFQHGALFTDLTAFENVAFPLREHTDLNEELIRTLVLMKLHAVGLRNAAQLKPAEISGGMGRRVALARAIALDPELIMYDEPFAGLDPISMGVTANLIRNLNDALGSTSILVSHDVKECFAIADYVYFLSSGKIVAHGTPAEMAVSTHPYVKQFVNAEADGPVPFHYPGKSLADDLGLQAGGGR, encoded by the coding sequence GTGCCAAATCTTGTTGAAATCCGTGATTTACACTTTGCCTATGGAGAACGTTCGATTTTATCGGGCCTTCAAATGGATTTCCCACGTGGAAAAGTTGTGGCCGTCATGGGTGGCTCCGGCAGTGGCAAGACGACCGTACTGCGCCTGATCGGCGGCCAGCTGCGCCCCAGTTCCGGCTCTGTCAATGTCGATGGCCAGATCGTGCATACGCTGGCGACCGACCAGTTATACCAGCTGCGCCGCAAGATGGGCATGCTGTTCCAGCACGGCGCCCTGTTTACAGACCTGACGGCGTTCGAGAACGTGGCCTTCCCGCTGCGCGAGCATACGGACTTGAATGAAGAGCTGATCCGCACCCTGGTGCTGATGAAGCTGCACGCCGTCGGCTTGCGCAATGCGGCGCAATTGAAGCCGGCCGAGATTTCGGGCGGCATGGGCCGCCGCGTCGCCCTGGCGCGCGCCATCGCGCTCGACCCTGAATTGATCATGTATGACGAGCCGTTCGCCGGCCTGGACCCGATTTCCATGGGCGTCACGGCCAATTTGATCCGCAATCTGAACGATGCGCTGGGCTCCACGTCTATCCTGGTATCGCACGATGTGAAGGAGTGTTTCGCCATCGCTGATTATGTCTATTTTCTGTCATCGGGCAAGATTGTGGCGCACGGCACGCCGGCTGAAATGGCCGTGTCGACGCATCCGTACGTGAAGCAGTTCGTCAATGCCGAGGCCGATGGCCCCGTACCGTTCCACTATCCGGGCAAGTCGCTGGCCGACGACCTGGGTCTGCAGGCGGGGGGCGGCCGATGA